The proteins below are encoded in one region of Brachyspira intermedia PWS/A:
- a CDS encoding bifunctional metallophosphatase/5'-nucleotidase gives MKKIYFILIFILIIISSCQKNNILHPKNSGNLIIIHMNDTHGKDEEENGMYGAARRAAYIKQVKATNNNVLVIHAGDTITGSIYSTVFKGQDEVKIMNKLGVGAATVGNHFVDYGLDNFNQIIKNRKFPTLSVNIKNKSDNSYYAEPYMVTNINGIKIAVIGVTIKNSGYNPQYIQNLVFEDEIESLKKFMTEIPLNTTNDVTILLSHAGYNVDIEIANTMPNTFDVIIGGHTHTVLQNADIVNGTPIVQAGCYGQYLGNINLNANNGNVSGFNYKLVAMDSSIEQDADMLALVNEMKAQVEQESNVRIGTLSEDLNYNVIEIRSKSTPLGNFVCDLIYDSNQEGDKADIVFINGGGIRAGFTKGDITLANTMTVSPYDNEVILVTLTGKDILDLLRVACKKSTIIPENSGGSFLQMSKGMEVKYNNIGDLISAKLNGIAINESQSYRVALSSFIYSSSDYVNITQKGKNINMTGKDCRDDMISKIKALDNIPSSYIDKTVRIDVQ, from the coding sequence ATGAAAAAAATTTATTTTATTTTAATTTTTATATTAATAATAATATCGTCATGTCAAAAAAATAATATTTTACACCCTAAAAATAGCGGAAACCTTATAATAATTCATATGAATGATACTCATGGAAAAGATGAAGAAGAAAACGGTATGTATGGAGCGGCAAGAAGAGCTGCTTATATTAAACAGGTAAAAGCAACTAATAATAATGTTTTAGTTATTCATGCTGGAGATACCATTACAGGAAGCATTTATTCCACAGTTTTCAAAGGGCAAGATGAAGTTAAAATTATGAATAAACTTGGAGTAGGTGCTGCAACAGTTGGAAACCATTTTGTAGATTACGGACTTGATAATTTTAATCAAATAATAAAAAACAGAAAATTCCCTACTCTTTCAGTAAATATAAAAAACAAATCAGACAATAGCTATTATGCTGAACCTTATATGGTAACTAATATAAACGGCATAAAAATTGCAGTAATAGGTGTAACAATAAAGAATTCAGGATACAATCCTCAATATATTCAAAATTTAGTATTTGAAGATGAAATAGAATCATTAAAAAAATTTATGACAGAAATTCCTTTAAATACAACTAATGATGTTACAATACTTTTAAGCCATGCAGGATATAATGTTGATATAGAAATTGCTAATACTATGCCTAATACTTTTGATGTTATAATAGGAGGCCACACTCATACAGTGCTTCAAAATGCTGACATAGTTAATGGCACACCAATAGTACAGGCTGGATGTTATGGACAGTATTTAGGAAATATTAATTTAAATGCTAATAATGGAAATGTATCAGGATTTAATTATAAATTAGTAGCAATGGATAGCAGTATAGAACAAGATGCTGATATGCTTGCTTTAGTTAATGAAATGAAAGCTCAGGTAGAACAGGAATCTAATGTTAGAATAGGCACTTTATCTGAAGATTTAAATTATAATGTTATAGAAATCAGATCTAAATCTACACCTTTAGGAAATTTCGTATGCGACTTGATATATGATTCTAATCAGGAAGGAGATAAGGCAGATATAGTGTTTATTAATGGCGGAGGAATAAGAGCTGGATTTACTAAAGGTGATATAACATTAGCAAATACAATGACAGTTTCGCCATATGATAATGAAGTAATATTAGTTACATTAACAGGAAAAGATATACTTGATTTACTAAGAGTAGCCTGCAAAAAAAGTACAATAATTCCAGAAAATTCTGGCGGAAGTTTCCTTCAGATGTCAAAAGGAATGGAAGTTAAATATAATAATATCGGTGACTTAATATCTGCTAAATTAAATGGTATAGCTATCAATGAATCTCAATCATACAGAGTAGCTTTATCTTCATTCATATATAGCAGCAGCGATTATGTTAACATTACTCAGAAAGGAAAGAATATTAACATGACAGGTAAAGACTGCAGAGATGATATGATATCAAAAATAAAAGCTCTCGACAATATACCTTCTAGTTATATAGATAAGACAGTTAGAATTGATGTTCAATAA
- a CDS encoding 8-oxoguanine deaminase, with protein sequence MSSIFIKNASSIVTCDNNDTVHSSSNLFIENGVITYIGKETKEEKNADKVIDAEGCFVYPGLINTHHHLFQIFTRNLPQVQNMELFEWLTNLYEIWKNLNNDVVYYSSMTAMGELLKTGCTTCFDHHYLFPNNNAEGILDSQFAAAKDLGIRMYASRGSMDLSKKDGGLPPDSVVQSIDDILKDCQRVVEKYHDSSKYSMNMVALAPCAPFNVTGELLKQSAVLARDLKVRLHTHLCETKDEEVFVREKFNMRPLEYMESLGWVGEDVWYAHGIHFNEKELKYLADTKTGVAHCPISNMKLSSGVCRIPEMLELGVPVGLAVDGSASNDGSSLLEEMRVCYLLHRLNSSDKAPSAYNILKIATNGGAKVLGRDDIGSLEIGKAGDLFMIDMRKLEMVGANFDPKSLFGTIGWKNTVDYTVVNGKVVVEKGKIITIDEEKIYKLADDTENKYLSKVK encoded by the coding sequence ATGTCTAGTATATTTATCAAAAATGCTTCTTCTATAGTTACATGCGATAATAATGATACGGTTCATAGCTCCAGTAATTTATTTATAGAAAATGGAGTTATAACTTATATCGGTAAAGAAACAAAAGAAGAAAAAAATGCAGATAAAGTAATTGACGCTGAAGGCTGTTTTGTATATCCGGGACTTATAAATACTCATCATCATTTATTTCAAATATTCACTAGAAATCTTCCGCAGGTTCAGAATATGGAATTATTCGAATGGCTTACTAATCTATACGAAATATGGAAAAATCTTAATAATGATGTTGTGTATTATAGTTCTATGACAGCAATGGGCGAATTACTAAAAACAGGCTGCACAACATGTTTTGATCATCATTATTTATTTCCTAATAACAATGCAGAAGGAATATTGGATTCTCAATTTGCTGCTGCTAAAGATTTGGGAATAAGAATGTATGCTTCAAGAGGAAGTATGGATTTAAGTAAAAAAGACGGAGGACTTCCTCCTGATTCTGTGGTTCAGTCAATAGATGATATTCTAAAAGACTGTCAGAGAGTAGTTGAAAAATATCATGACAGCTCAAAATATTCTATGAACATGGTGGCATTAGCTCCTTGTGCCCCTTTCAATGTTACTGGTGAATTATTAAAGCAGTCTGCTGTTTTGGCTAGAGATTTGAAAGTAAGGCTTCACACTCATTTATGCGAAACTAAAGATGAAGAAGTTTTTGTAAGAGAAAAATTCAATATGCGTCCTTTGGAATATATGGAATCTCTTGGCTGGGTTGGTGAAGATGTATGGTATGCTCATGGAATTCATTTTAATGAAAAAGAGTTAAAATATTTGGCTGATACAAAAACAGGTGTAGCTCATTGTCCAATATCAAACATGAAATTAAGTTCCGGAGTTTGCAGAATACCTGAAATGCTTGAATTAGGAGTGCCTGTAGGTTTGGCAGTTGATGGAAGTGCAAGCAATGATGGTTCTAGTTTACTTGAAGAAATGAGAGTATGCTATTTGCTTCATAGACTCAATTCAAGCGATAAAGCTCCTAGTGCATATAATATATTAAAAATTGCAACAAATGGAGGTGCAAAAGTTTTAGGCAGAGATGATATAGGAAGTTTAGAAATAGGAAAAGCAGGAGACTTATTCATGATAGATATGAGAAAATTAGAAATGGTAGGTGCTAATTTCGATCCTAAATCTTTATTCGGCACTATAGGCTGGAAGAATACCGTTGATTATACTGTTGTTAATGGAAAAGTTGTTGTGGAAAAAGGAAAAATTATCACTATAGACGAAGAAAAAATATATAAGCTTGCAGATGACACAGAAAATAAATATCTAAGTAAAGTTAAATAA
- a CDS encoding DUF4253 domain-containing protein, whose product MNENIKFITDFLKCDYEILEGGLEDDTKIMECYKEHLEKGKKEGYTPLIIIPTDILTEAIEMFLEDNDAEIEDSKKLINEYIEKSKEVDYKDYLHQNIEDIYDDKEYIEEIKKSFNAPIVEGFEVIDSFASYYDYTLDNPVTVDLILAKIPTVNPYELACYIPMGGFNDCPNPETQAAIFKYWYEKYNAYPAVVGYDTWELWVEKQPQTEEEARELAIEHYYFCFDRVDQSGEDYDHGKLAGTLLKSDVWYFWWD is encoded by the coding sequence ATGAATGAGAATATAAAATTTATAACAGATTTTCTAAAATGCGATTATGAAATACTTGAAGGCGGACTTGAAGATGATACTAAAATAATGGAATGCTACAAGGAACATTTAGAAAAAGGAAAAAAAGAAGGATATACCCCTTTAATAATAATACCTACAGATATACTCACTGAAGCGATTGAAATGTTTTTGGAAGACAATGATGCAGAAATTGAAGATTCAAAAAAATTAATAAATGAATATATAGAAAAATCCAAAGAAGTAGACTATAAAGATTATCTGCATCAGAATATTGAAGATATTTATGATGATAAAGAATATATTGAAGAAATAAAAAAATCATTCAATGCCCCTATAGTAGAAGGTTTTGAAGTAATTGATAGTTTTGCTTCTTATTATGATTATACTTTAGATAATCCTGTTACAGTTGATTTAATATTAGCAAAAATTCCTACTGTTAATCCTTATGAATTGGCATGCTATATTCCTATGGGCGGATTCAATGATTGTCCTAATCCTGAAACACAGGCTGCCATTTTCAAGTATTGGTATGAAAAATATAATGCCTATCCTGCTGTAGTAGGTTATGATACTTGGGAGCTTTGGGTAGAAAAACAGCCTCAAACAGAAGAAGAAGCTAGAGAACTTGCTATAGAACATTATTATTTCTGCTTTGACAGAGTTGATCAATCTGGTGAAGATTATGATCATGGTAAATTGGCTGGTACATTATTAAAGTCTGATGTTTGGTATTTCTGGTGGGATTAA
- the ptsP gene encoding phosphoenolpyruvate--protein phosphotransferase translates to MPDKRTILNGNGVGDDVAIGNSFFYTPSLSTPIYKIEESDIEEEYRRFDEAVKKSINEIELLQNHVDNNIKNILHTHILMLQDRVITKQVKEEVKEKLFNIEHIYDTIISGYLDKLSSINNKMLSERSGDIIDIKSRLIRNLIQPDSGDYSQVPKDSIVIAKTLTPSDVLKFNNIGVSGFIVESGGYTSHAAILAKSFGITTIFNIADISSKIKNGRKIIIDCKSNIVIMNPSKRDVENYTALSENIKKLKEKSILDAKEAASTKDGIEIKVHANIDIPEETESLLKFGIDSIGLYRTEFLYIFSDDGIATELPSEEIQFQVYKKIASKIKGRVIIRTLDIGGDKISPALGLDFKEDNPFLGWRAIRFCLSNRELFKDQIKALLRASHYGNIEIMIPMISTLEEFIETKNFIEYVKDELRHENKDFNDSMKIGALIETPSAAAIIDLIVKEADFLSIGSNDLVQYMMACDRTNEKLMYLYNPIDISVLRTLKRVIKIANENNKPVTLCGEMAGVPEYTPVLLGLGIRELSMSVTSVAKVKNIIRNISIEECEELVNNMLDKCDNNFSRSILRTFLRKTYKIN, encoded by the coding sequence ATGCCGGATAAAAGAACGATATTAAATGGAAATGGTGTTGGAGATGATGTAGCTATAGGAAATTCATTTTTTTATACTCCATCTTTAAGTACGCCTATATATAAAATAGAAGAATCTGATATAGAAGAAGAATATAGAAGATTTGATGAAGCTGTAAAGAAATCTATAAATGAAATAGAATTATTACAAAATCATGTGGATAATAATATAAAAAATATTCTGCATACTCATATATTAATGCTTCAGGACAGAGTAATCACTAAACAGGTAAAAGAAGAAGTTAAAGAAAAATTATTTAATATAGAACATATATACGATACAATCATATCAGGATATCTCGATAAATTATCATCTATAAATAATAAAATGCTTTCAGAAAGAAGCGGAGATATTATTGATATAAAATCAAGACTTATAAGAAATTTGATACAGCCTGATTCAGGAGATTATTCGCAAGTTCCTAAAGACAGTATTGTAATAGCAAAAACACTAACGCCAAGCGATGTTTTAAAATTCAATAATATAGGTGTTTCAGGATTTATAGTAGAAAGTGGAGGATACACTTCGCATGCTGCAATACTTGCTAAATCTTTCGGTATTACAACTATATTCAATATAGCAGATATATCAAGTAAAATAAAAAATGGCAGAAAAATAATAATAGACTGCAAAAGCAATATAGTTATAATGAATCCTAGTAAAAGAGATGTGGAAAATTATACTGCATTGTCAGAAAATATAAAAAAATTAAAAGAAAAATCTATATTAGATGCTAAAGAAGCAGCATCAACAAAAGACGGCATAGAAATAAAAGTACATGCGAATATAGATATACCGGAAGAAACAGAAAGTTTATTAAAATTCGGTATAGATTCAATAGGATTATATAGGACAGAGTTTTTATATATATTTTCAGATGATGGAATAGCTACTGAACTTCCTAGCGAAGAAATACAATTTCAAGTATATAAAAAGATCGCTTCTAAAATAAAAGGAAGAGTAATAATAAGAACTTTGGATATAGGAGGAGATAAAATATCGCCCGCTTTAGGATTAGATTTTAAAGAGGATAATCCTTTCTTAGGCTGGCGTGCTATAAGATTCTGCCTATCTAATAGAGAATTATTTAAAGATCAGATAAAGGCATTGCTTAGAGCTTCTCATTATGGAAATATAGAAATAATGATTCCTATGATAAGCACTTTAGAAGAATTTATTGAAACTAAAAATTTTATAGAATATGTTAAAGATGAATTAAGACATGAAAATAAAGATTTTAATGATTCAATGAAAATAGGTGCTTTAATAGAAACTCCTTCAGCTGCTGCAATTATAGATTTAATAGTAAAAGAAGCTGATTTCTTATCCATAGGTTCTAATGATTTAGTTCAGTATATGATGGCATGCGATAGAACAAATGAAAAGCTTATGTATTTATATAATCCAATAGATATATCTGTTTTAAGAACTTTAAAAAGAGTTATAAAAATAGCCAATGAAAACAATAAGCCTGTAACATTATGCGGTGAAATGGCTGGAGTTCCGGAATATACTCCTGTACTATTAGGTCTTGGAATAAGAGAGCTTTCTATGTCTGTAACATCTGTAGCCAAAGTAAAAAATATCATCAGAAATATAAGCATAGAAGAATGCGAAGAGTTAGTAAATAATATGCTTGATAAATGCGATAATAATTTTTCAAGATCAATTTTAAGAACTTTTTTAAGAAAAACATATAAAATTAATTAA
- a CDS encoding 5'-methylthioadenosine/adenosylhomocysteine nucleosidase yields MSDIKRIAIIGAMDSEITNFKGMIENIEEIEIANITYYKGILCGKNVVLLKSGIGKVNAAIATTIAIERFNVEKIIFTGVAGSGNPDYDISDIVISKDLIEHDFDTSDLDGDELTVLVKGYDKNYYPADASLIQLAKESAQKVIKENKIYIDTIATGDQFVGNNEKVKQIHNKFKAGAIEMEGAAVAHAALMYKVPFVVIRSLSDKADSDAVVDFPKFVVKSAQNSMKIVVEMLENMK; encoded by the coding sequence ATGTCTGATATAAAAAGAATTGCTATAATAGGTGCTATGGATTCAGAAATCACCAACTTTAAAGGTATGATTGAAAATATAGAAGAAATTGAAATAGCTAATATTACTTACTATAAAGGAATATTATGCGGTAAAAATGTAGTATTATTAAAGTCAGGAATAGGTAAAGTTAATGCTGCTATTGCTACAACTATAGCCATAGAAAGATTTAATGTTGAAAAAATAATATTTACAGGTGTTGCAGGTTCTGGTAATCCTGATTATGATATATCTGATATAGTTATATCAAAAGATTTAATAGAACATGACTTTGATACAAGTGATTTAGATGGAGATGAACTTACTGTATTAGTTAAAGGCTATGATAAAAATTATTATCCTGCTGATGCTTCTTTGATACAATTAGCAAAAGAATCTGCACAAAAAGTTATAAAAGAAAATAAAATATATATTGATACAATAGCTACAGGTGATCAGTTTGTAGGCAACAATGAAAAAGTTAAGCAAATTCATAATAAATTCAAAGCCGGAGCTATAGAAATGGAAGGTGCTGCTGTTGCCCATGCTGCTTTAATGTATAAAGTACCTTTTGTAGTTATAAGATCATTATCTGATAAAGCAGACAGTGATGCTGTAGTAGATTTTCCTAAATTTGTTGTAAAATCTGCCCAAAACTCAATGAAAATAGTAGTTGAAATGCTAGAAAATATGAAGTAA
- a CDS encoding aldo/keto reductase, translating into MINVKFNNGIEMPILGLGLYKITDKKEVENAVKWAIEAGYRKFDTAQFYDNEKELGEAIRKTGIKREELFITTKIWNTKQGYNSTRKSFEESLEKLNMDYVDLVLIHWPGQKKERYLDTYRALENICQSKKAKSIGLSNFEINHLKDIFAHCNIAPVINQIERHPNLQRNELIEFCKNHNIIAEAWSPLARGKLFNDKTIIDIANKYNKTPSQIILRWNIENNISVIPKSVNKERIEENINVFDFKLDKNDIEKINSLENGFRVGPDPLTFDF; encoded by the coding sequence ATGATTAATGTAAAATTTAATAACGGTATAGAAATGCCTATATTAGGGCTTGGACTATATAAAATAACAGATAAAAAAGAAGTAGAAAATGCTGTGAAATGGGCTATAGAAGCAGGATACAGAAAATTTGATACGGCTCAATTTTATGACAATGAAAAAGAATTGGGAGAAGCTATAAGAAAAACAGGAATAAAAAGAGAAGAATTATTTATAACCACTAAAATATGGAATACAAAGCAAGGTTATAACTCTACAAGAAAATCATTTGAAGAAAGTTTGGAAAAACTTAATATGGATTATGTAGATTTAGTTCTTATCCATTGGCCTGGTCAGAAAAAAGAAAGATATTTAGATACGTACAGAGCATTAGAAAATATATGTCAGAGTAAAAAAGCTAAGTCTATAGGATTAAGCAACTTTGAAATAAATCATTTAAAAGATATATTTGCACATTGTAATATAGCACCTGTGATAAATCAAATAGAAAGACATCCTAATTTACAGAGAAATGAATTAATAGAATTTTGTAAAAATCATAATATAATAGCAGAAGCATGGTCGCCATTAGCAAGAGGAAAACTATTTAATGATAAAACTATAATTGATATAGCAAATAAATATAATAAAACTCCATCACAAATAATATTAAGGTGGAATATAGAAAATAATATATCTGTTATACCTAAATCCGTAAATAAAGAAAGAATAGAAGAAAATATAAATGTATTTGATTTTAAATTAGATAAAAACGATATAGAAAAAATAAATTCATTAGAAAATGGATTTAGAGTGGGACCTGATCCTTTAACTTTTGATTTTTAA
- the fliS gene encoding flagellar export chaperone FliS, producing the protein MSSNNGYEKYKKVDVSTASQNRLIVMLYDGAIKFLETACAAMDKKHGTEEAHNNILKAQEIIYELLSSLNYEAGDIAHRLASIYTYMNQKLTEGNISKTKPPLLEVIRYLKELKTAWEGVEEQMSKANSESKASSNSNKDNSSSNSDTKLNITG; encoded by the coding sequence TTGTCAAGTAATAACGGCTACGAAAAATATAAAAAAGTCGATGTGAGTACCGCTTCACAAAACCGACTTATAGTTATGCTTTATGACGGAGCTATTAAGTTTTTGGAAACTGCCTGTGCCGCTATGGATAAAAAACATGGTACTGAAGAAGCACATAATAATATACTAAAAGCACAGGAAATCATATATGAGCTTTTATCTTCTCTTAATTATGAGGCTGGAGATATAGCACATAGACTTGCTTCTATATATACATATATGAATCAAAAACTCACAGAAGGTAATATATCTAAAACTAAGCCGCCTTTGTTAGAAGTTATAAGATATCTTAAAGAGCTTAAAACAGCTTGGGAAGGTGTTGAAGAGCAAATGTCTAAGGCTAACAGTGAAAGCAAAGCATCATCTAATAGTAACAAAGATAATTCTTCATCAAATAGTGATACTAAATTAAATATAACAGGTTGA
- a CDS encoding AMP-activated protein kinase subunit beta: MKKIYKSTILFIIFSIVLLSCGEKDTETIEQYEARMNRLEILKYYNIQDVMAPRIVNDGVLFTFAENYDSVEVSGDFNNWEDSIPLIKSSYGVYYYLWQHPLKAGKYTYRYRVNGVWINDPVNANIEYDNNNQVVSYFVLTNDIGFYEKNPIYNSDGTVTFFYSNDTAKEVMFTSDKLGFDSLRYPMTYSNNLWVITLRAEAGNYYYNFVVDRIWEVDPLNMNVYKGSDGRLHSYTLINYNQTNKRMVY; encoded by the coding sequence ATGAAAAAAATATATAAATCAACAATATTATTTATTATTTTTAGCATAGTTCTTTTGTCATGTGGAGAGAAAGATACTGAAACTATAGAACAGTATGAAGCTAGAATGAATAGATTGGAAATTTTAAAATATTATAATATACAAGATGTTATGGCTCCTAGAATAGTAAATGACGGAGTATTATTTACTTTTGCTGAGAACTATGATTCTGTAGAAGTATCCGGCGATTTCAATAATTGGGAGGATAGTATACCTCTTATAAAGAGTTCTTATGGTGTTTATTATTATCTTTGGCAGCATCCGCTTAAAGCTGGAAAATATACATATAGATACAGAGTGAATGGTGTTTGGATTAATGATCCTGTAAATGCTAATATAGAATATGATAATAATAATCAGGTTGTAAGCTATTTTGTTTTAACTAATGATATAGGATTCTATGAAAAAAATCCTATTTATAATTCTGATGGTACAGTTACATTCTTCTACAGCAATGATACAGCTAAAGAGGTTATGTTTACTTCTGATAAATTAGGTTTCGATAGTTTAAGATATCCTATGACTTATTCTAATAATTTATGGGTTATAACTTTGAGAGCTGAGGCTGGAAACTACTATTATAATTTCGTTGTAGACAGAATATGGGAAGTTGATCCTCTTAATATGAATGTTTATAAAGGAAGTGACGGAAGACTTCATTCATATACATTGATAAATTATAATCAAACTAATAAAAGAATGGTATATTAA
- a CDS encoding flagellar biosynthetic protein FliO: MIKKISVIFLIIFSIALTQENTNDTNLNNTNNAAAVTEENTNNAPETNFFNAPIDNTNNANEPAILQDIRNIQDRAEVSNGWMFIRAIIGFIVTLVGIYLVFIYLKNKSKKVSGSSDIIKVLATTPVATNRYISIIEIVEDMYLVSISDHNINLLSKIEDKETKDQIKMMYINSKNNTVDDSFKNIFNQTLSVFKQPKMKEKDPLQTTSEIRERLHDLNAENPTINNNDDDNQNK; encoded by the coding sequence ATGATTAAAAAAATTTCTGTCATATTCTTAATTATTTTCAGCATAGCACTTACTCAAGAAAACACAAATGATACTAATCTAAATAATACTAACAATGCTGCTGCAGTAACAGAAGAAAATACAAATAATGCACCAGAAACTAATTTTTTTAATGCCCCTATAGATAATACCAACAATGCTAATGAACCTGCTATATTACAAGATATAAGAAATATTCAGGACAGAGCCGAAGTAAGTAATGGCTGGATGTTTATAAGAGCCATAATTGGTTTTATAGTTACTTTGGTTGGTATATACCTTGTATTTATATATTTAAAAAATAAGTCAAAAAAAGTTTCAGGATCAAGCGATATTATCAAAGTTCTCGCCACTACTCCGGTAGCTACAAACAGATATATATCTATAATAGAGATTGTTGAAGATATGTACTTGGTTTCTATTTCGGATCATAATATTAATTTATTATCAAAGATTGAAGATAAAGAAACTAAAGATCAAATAAAAATGATGTATATTAATTCTAAAAATAACACTGTAGATGACAGTTTCAAAAATATTTTTAATCAAACATTATCCGTATTTAAACAGCCTAAAATGAAAGAAAAAGATCCTTTACAAACAACCTCAGAAATTAGAGAAAGACTTCATGATTTGAATGCTGAAAATCCTACAATAAATAATAATGATGATGATAATCAAAATAAATAA